The genomic window GCATTGGGTAATACATAGTAATTTCATGGAAGGTATGAGAAGCGTAAATTTCTTCCCATCCGGTAGGGTTTTCTTCTGCTATAATGTCATTAAATGAGTTTCCGTGAAAGGTGTTTTTAGTATAATTAACCTTCGCCATATCCAAGATGGTAGGGGTTAAATCTACCCAGGATATCAAAGCATTATTTGTTGTTCCACCACTAATTTTTTTTGTTGGATCTTTAATAATACAAGGCAATTTTATGCCAGGCTCATACACGGTGGTTTTTGCACCGGGAAAAGCCATTCCATTATCAGATATATAAAATACAATGGTATTTGCTGCCTTACCGGTTTCTTCCAGCATTTTCATAAGTTTGCCGAAGCCCTGATCGATACGTGAAATGCTTTGGTAGTATTGCGCTATTTCTTCACGGCTCTGTTTAGTATCTGGTAGAAACGAAGGGACGAGCACCTCTTTTGGGTCATAAATTATTTGGTCAACTCCGGTATATCCTTCTTTTTTATTTCCAAAATTGTTAGGAGCGTCCCAGGGATCCGGTTCAAAAGGATGTCCGCGATGTGGGTCGTCTGTACAAAAGTATAAAAAGAAAGGTTTTTTAGAATTTAATACCGTTTCACATTTTTGTGCCATCGCTACGGTATTTCTCGGATCTGCTTCCAGTACCGTATTAAAATGATATACTTTTTCCGGTGCGACATGATATTTACCAATCCGGGCGGTTTCATAACCTTCTTTTTCTAATAATACGGGTAGTGACTTTATAGAATCGTAAGTACTAAAGTGATGGTAGTCATGTACGTGTCCGTAAGATCCGGTGGCATGACCAAATTG from Aquimarina sp. ERC-38 includes these protein-coding regions:
- a CDS encoding sulfatase, whose protein sequence is MTKIQKTLLLSLTFVLTSIIIGCSEQSKNKTKSIITVTETSGNSSKPNIILFVADDHGLDAIGAYGNPVIKTPNLDKLAEEGVKFNNAYCTSASCAASRSVILSGQFGHATGSYGHVHDYHHFSTYDSIKSLPVLLEKEGYETARIGKYHVAPEKVYHFNTVLEADPRNTVAMAQKCETVLNSKKPFFLYFCTDDPHRGHPFEPDPWDAPNNFGNKKEGYTGVDQIIYDPKEVLVPSFLPDTKQSREEIAQYYQSISRIDQGFGKLMKMLEETGKAANTIVFYISDNGMAFPGAKTTVYEPGIKLPCIIKDPTKKISGGTTNNALISWVDLTPTILDMAKVNYTKNTFHGNSFNDIIAEENPTGWEEIYASHTFHEITMYYPMRVIRHKNYKLIWNIAYRLEYPFASDLWAASTWQANYRAKKEFFGNKKVKDYLFRPEFELYNLSDDPDEIHNLATIEGHQATLKLLKTKMKAYQAKTKDPWMIIWGHDTSLQGSGVNL